The stretch of DNA gGAAATAAAAAGGTAAGAAATCAAAGGAAATGGAGCAAATGGTGCGGCAGGAAACTATATTTATGCTATCGGGTTATACTGAGGCTGACAAGTCTCTTTTACAACATTACATTAACTCTGCTACACCATTCCACAGCCCTCACTTAATTTGACAACTACTGACTGAACAAAATCTGGAAGcaattaagataaacaaaaaaaagtcaACCAACTATACCCTGTATACACTCACTAATCCAAAAATCTTATGTACTGATACAGTgcagtgatgatgatgatcaatGACCTCAACTTGAAGAACTTCCACAGTTGGAAGTAGTAAAGCTCAACGGGCTGTGGTCAGCAGATAGTGTTGAGAGCAATGTCACTCCTTTTGACAGAAAGAATTACATAccacaattttaatataaaatctgCAGAAACCACCTGGATTGCTGATCTCACTAGTTGGCCTATACAGAGTAGCCTTTTGCTGTTTCCCTGTTTTTACAAGCCCATACATGTCCAAGAATGCCAAACTCATCCCACGCAAGACGAGAGCTCGTCAATACCAACTTTTCTAATTATAAATCTTTACGGGCTTCTCAAAAGTATGGCGATTCTGAAACAAAACCCAACAAATTTGAAATGGTGTAATCAAAcaagttttcttaaactttagAACTAAACTCCAGTATTACCAGAATGGTGGACAAACtcaacataaataaatacaagACAAGAAATTTACTTCAGAAAATAGTTCTTGCAGACAAGATTACTCACCTGGTTGACAGCATATGATCTTTTTGGAGCATTATCAGTATGCTCCAAGCCAAGATACTGCTCCCAAGCACCATAAACATCTCTCCTCTATATCACAAGATACAATAGTTCACACATATGCAAATGTTACAGAAAGTGAATGGAATTAACACAACTGAAAAAACAACAATTCGCCTGTAAATGGGAGTACCTGAAAACGACTGGATACAATGTCAGAATCCTGAAGGTACTCAGGACGccctaaagaaaaaaaagcaaatTTCCACTGgccaaacaaaaaatataataaataattagacaaaattacatcaaatttaataatatttatggacAATGAAACTAccacaaaacaaaagaaagtgtAAACCAAAATGGAAGGAACATAATATAACCACCGAACACACAAAAAGAGGAAATACCTTTGCAAACTCATCATCAGGAACTTGCAGTTTCTTTTGTATTCGAACTTTAATTTCGGTCAAAGTTTCCCCTTCACGTATGACCAAGAAAAATGGTTCCCCAAAGTTCTGAATTTGCTGTCATAACAAATCAAATGGAAACACATTACATATCATTTGGCATACAACTAAGTCGGAAGCTTTCACGATATTACAAACTGTGCTACGCAAAATGGATCAAATACAATTATATACCATTTGGTTCTGAGCCGTATCTTTCGTGAAATGATACACATGGATTAGGCGATCATGAGGACCCAGATTTTTCTCCTCTTCTGGAATCTGCAAACCACAAGAGTAGCAACTCATTTATATTGTCACATAAACGGAAATGAATAATTGATTCTGCATAAAAGAATCCACTGATGCAATCATATAGGTAAATCAAAGCAGGAACACTTCATGGATTAAAAGCTAACATCTCCCTTCCCAGCCCACTCAAAAACAGAACGAGACTACTACCTCTTCTGCACGTAAAGTCCAGTATTgatcattaatattttcaatcttCTCATTGGGAGGgaaaacctgcacaaacagagAGGCAGGGTAACAATTAATTGCAAGATCACAAgtaaatgtaaatttaatattatattgaattCCGATTATTCGATAATTTTGAtcagaaaaatataaacaataagcAATAAATCCACGATCAGTTAAAATAGAGGTAACACAACACCTTGTATATCTTGTGATAGAAAACTTCAAGCAACCTAAGCTCGGCTTCAGGGGACGACAATTCCACCtgtgagaaaaataataaatgagcAAGACTTATATCAAAAGAGTCACCACTTCAATAACAAACTGGAGCACTCAACAAAAACAGTAAACATGCTTCATGTatctacttttttaaaatacagaTTGAGGATATGATTTCACTGGTCAGTAAGAATACAATTTAGGCATGCAATACTAGGACAAAATAACCTTTGTTTTCAGATCATCAAGGACATCCCCCACAGTGCTCTGCTTTGGAAGCCTGATGGTATGAATAACCACCTTAACAAACAGTTAAAAAATGTCAGAAAAGATCTAGataaaaaccaaaagaaaatcAGATGACTATATACTCACTTCATCCTTGGTAGCATGGTGAAATGCAACTTTCAGAGTTTTCAAACCTTGTAATTCTGGCAGAGGGATGTCAAGTACTTCATAGTACAATATATCCGAAGTCTGACATGCATCAAGGGAAATAagatgttttgattttaaacaagaaacaaaatgaAAGATTATGCATTAAGTCAATGATTACCTGATTATAGTGAACCAGCATTTCAGACAAATGCTCCACACCACGATACTTAACAGGCTGGGGTTTTGGCTGCTGAGAGTAACAATTGTGAGGCGTAAGCCTGATTATGGATGGATCATCCAAACCAAGTTGTTGAGCCACTCTCTCCACTACATCATCATATTTATAGAGCCTTGACCTAGAAATTCATGTACAGCATATACGGTAAGGATGTAATTCCAAgcaaaataataagtaaatactTGCATGTTCTCTCAGCTAAAACTACAATATATTAGATCTAATGATTTGCTCCAATAAATTACACAATGCTTACATCTCGAGGCAGAAGTCATCTTCCTTGGGTTTATCAAGAGACCGAAAGTGAACAACCTAAAATACATGAATTGGATATTAAAATACTAGCAAACATCTTGCAGTAAAAACATAATGAATAACACATGGTGTATTGGTTACAAACATACTGATATGTGCAGGCATGGACAGAGGAGGAACGAggagaaaatgaaacataatacAATTGAATGTTGGGTGGTGAATTTTAACATCACATCAATCCACACAGATTGCCTTTGATTGAACCcaaaaaaggaaaagtacctggCGGTTGTGCACATATTCTAGGTATGATGGCACATCTGGATAGCGGACATGCTCCTCATTGTATACAGCAGGAGCTTTCTGAAAGCATATAATATCTCCATCTTCTAACTGcaaatatagaaaaacaaaTCAATAAACCAATCAAAGATAGTAAGATAAAGTGCACCAATGGCGTTTATAATTTACCTGGCTAGCTCGAAATGTTAATTTCTTATCAATAGGTTCACACATAACATTTGGCTCAAACTTAATTTCCTGCACAACAATAATAGGCACGGTAAATTTACAAATGCCATGAGTAAAGTCACTCATTGAGATCAGAACCTAAAAAGTGTTAATCAGAACCtaaaaagtgttaaaaaaaaaaaggtacgGGCAGAATAGATCTTGAGATATGGCTTTTGCTGAAGAGATCTTTTCTCTAGGAACATGATGTACTATGCATCATCAACCATCAGTTAGTgtaattattaaacaaatataaagtgTTTAGATCATACAAGGATGAAGTGCAGTCTGAAAATTTTCATGGTGTTTAGCAAactaataaaatgttaaacGAGAAGACAAACAAACCTCATATAGTCCAATCTCTTCTTCGGGGTCATAACCAGCCATTTTATTTAACTTCGTCAAGATTTCCAATGGTTTACCAGTATTCTTCACAAAGAGCCTTCCAACATAACTGCCACAAGAGGGAAATACATCTGATGTCAACAAAGATTCATGTGTTGCCAAAACCAGAAGTTCAAATATAGACATTACTCAGTACCGTAGCTCCTCTTTCTCAGGATCATATAACTTGAAGAAAAGTAATATATCATCCTTTGTCTTGTCAGGTGGTGCAATAGGACGTAAATCCTAAATATTGATGCAGTTTGTCAGAATGACAGAATTTGAATATTCATGTTCATGCAATCAAAGTGGAATACAACTtccataaatacaaatattaccAGCCCAAGCTCCActtccaaaaacaatttcaactCTGCATTGTGAACCTTGTTTGATACCTCTCTCAATTGTCCAACCTGCAATCCAAAACAGATCAATAAAAAGTATGAACAACATCAGATAGCACAGAAAGACGTGGCAGAAATTAAGCAAATAACAATAGAAGTAGTCACCACTATCTGCTGATCATAGAAGCAATAGAAGTATTCATCACCCTCAACACAAATAATAAAGCAAACCTCAGGGTCacaaaaatagtttaaaaaatgtttaccAGTTGCTTTTCTTATTCATTTTCAGAAATAAAAAACTACCCAACCCTGGGAGAGATGAAATGGTTAAAAGCATAGCCAACACAAAATTAACTGTTGGTCCAGCCCAAGAAATATAATCCACAATAAGCAAATCAGCCAGGAATTTCACAAAATCGGCTTGTTGATATAGACATGAAGCATGAAACAGATTCAACATACATATGTGGGGTAAACAAGAAAAGGATATAAAGCTTGAATGCGGGTATATAAGCAAAATAATACAGAAAAGCTTCAATCAAGCTCATGAATTTACAGATTGTGCTTCTTCCATGGTTGTCAACGGTCGATTTGGACGATATGTATGGTTTTGCCGCTTTGCCCACAGCCAAAAGCGCTGGAATTGAACTGGTATATTAAACTCTTTAGCAACCTCTTCCTGTTAATCACACGGATCAGCCAGCGatcagattaaaaaaatgaaagtaatgAAAATAGGTGTTTCGAGCAAGAATAAAGAAAgcatttatatttcttaatagTATTTGTAATATGTCATAGCTGTGTTAGATAAGTAACCATGCAGAactctttataaatatttcatatactttcagttgcattttatttttaaccctTTATgctaaattaaactaaaataccATAATAATCAGATAACAATGTTTAGTCAGCAATAACTTAAGGTAATTTTTAACACAATAACTCTGTTTTTTTCATTCAAGACATTTCAAATTTCTGTGCCCATGTATGTCCATGTCAATCAAATCTGTGTCTCCTGTTCCTTTTGGCTTTTCTTTATAACATCTTCAAATTCAAATAGAAAATCAAAGAACACAGATTTATATGGAATATGTTTTCATTCAGCTAAAGCTtcataagttttatattttaacagtGTTCTAAAAATAACTATCACCTCAGAATAAGCAACAAAACTAATGATTTTTTCTTTAGCAGACAAATTAAACTTCTAGTTCCATGAATCAGATGTATAAAATGTTTAGTAGTAAGAAAAACTAAGATAGAAACAAATTCAACTTGGATTACAACATATTATCAGTATTTCATATACCACATCCTACGTGGCTTATCTTCGGTCAATTGATATTGACACTACTCATCAACTGTGAAcataatattgtgaaaagaaGGGGCAAATTCCATGTCACTGAATCCCTCTCAcaaggaaaaaaacaaaattatagtgTTGCTCtttctttgaaaaataattctacTGAAAAAGTACTCCTTTTTCAAtcctattttgaattttttcccATTCAAAagcatttataataatatagtttTCTGTCAACGGACAGTTTATAATATCCACAACATAAAAGAATCATAAACAAATAAGGCATGCTGTTAGAAGAGTAGTTTGTCCAGAATTCCAAATTTTCCAAATGAAAAGCAATTGCTTGACAAGAGAGATTTACTACAGAGATCAGCTCAAAACAGACAAGAAATGAATAAGATATGCCTAGCCAAAGCACATCTAGCACGAGAGCTAAAAGTGTGATTAAAGATTATACCTTAAAAAGGTTAAACGACGTTTGTTTTTGCACACGGAAACTCCTCACTTTGTCATGGTCTAcaagatcaaaatatatatcCTTTCCAATCTGCTCTGCAAGGTCTTCGTCTCGTGCCACCTAAGAAGTGTCACATGCTATCAggttatataaaaatacaatttgatAGGTGGCACACAGCACGTGTGTATTGACACAAACAGTATCCCATTCTGAATAACAAGTTAGAAACTAGCCACAAGGAACCTTTATAATAGTGTAAAGGTGAGCCTCcgccttttctttctttttgtgcTCCTTTTCTTCTTGTTCTTTCTTCAACCTCTCCTGCATTAATCCATTGAAGAAATTGATGGCAAATTTTTCAGAATAAagcagaaacaaaaaaaaatacaaatttaagtGACCACCAAAATAAGCTTGGTTTGATGTTGGCTTTAAATACTCCTAAGAAACTTCTCacgaaaaaattataaaaacaacttATTAGTTTAAATCATCTATGTACGAGGATtaacttatattatattatagctTTCTCGTGCAAAAATTAACTTTGTACAAAATGTGGTTTTCATCTAATATAACCATTGAATCATAAATATTACCTACATTACTCATCTCAAATCCAGTAAAACTTTAACAATAACATAATCAAAttgtaaaaagtaaatattatgtttacttGTTTATGCAGTGACAGCAAAGATGTCTGAACATAGAATCCCATGCAAACTAACCAGAGTCATCACATGAATGAGGCCAAAAATAAGTCTGGATTAATATTAAACTTAGCAAATGATTTGTAGTCTATCCTATAAGAACTTTTAATCCATAgagttttgtataaaattactcaaaaaaaagttattatgtAGTGTAAAAGTATAACTTACTTTACAACCGTGTAAATTTATCCCtcatatatagatagataacaGTTTAGAACAGTCATCAAGTAGACTGCAGTATCTGACTAGAACAAACTTGTTAAATTAGCCGTCtgcatttatttacaaaaatgcagTTCAAACTTGTTACTATTTGACTTGGCATAATTTATATGAAGCCCAAAGTACCTAAAATGATCACCTACCCTTAAATGTTCAGCAATGTCTTTCTCATCCACATTGCATATTACTTTGTCCTTGTCAGCTTCCCGTATATACACCAGCATATAAGCATTTGAATATTTGGTGAATTTAAAAGGAGTGTTGTTAAACCCAGGATTTGTCTGTGGTAACTGTTAAAATAGGTTTAAACAATCAATAAGTAAATGTTCAAATATAGGGATCAATTCCAGAgccaaatgaaaaaataattacctcTTCCTCGCCACCATATTGCTCCTCTAATGCCCTTTTAGTGTCTTCTTTAGTTACCCTCTCGTCATCAAATTTATACCTAATAGTCATATACATTCTATTAAAGCATGCAGTGAAGAGCTCAGTAAATAAGCAAGAAAAGCAATTCAAAATGACAGAAAAAGGTGACAGGACTATCAGAAAGTTGCATGCTATGTacaaaaagtacaaaaaataaaaagattcatCATTTCAACTGTTTACCTTTGCAACACATATTCATTTGAAATATAAGATACCTATCATTTACAAGCTACACATAAATTAATGAATATGACTTTCAGTTTATGTTTAATTCAATAATATcgtttacaaaatattttccttATCTACATCAAGTTTTTCACATGTATACATTGTTATTTAATCTGTTGTAAGAATCTCCTTTCTGATTTTGATTTATTGTGGTCTgactttgattttttaacattgATTGTTATGATTTAGCTCACATGTGAACTGGTCATTAAGTATTATCTACAGTTGTAAAATATTTGCTAACAGtcatatataatatgttatgtACACTAATTTGACTAATTATATACTATAGATATAACAAAATTAGATTGAGTATTTTAAAACCATGTATTCATGTTCTTAAATTAATACAAACTTATCAACAATCTGTAAAAACATAGTTATCATATATCCCATGCAGTATTTATATTAACTCATAATAATAGGGTACTATCAACAGACCACTTAAAAAATCAGTATTTCTTTAGTTATCCTAAGTATGCTATACAAGGATTATATAGTTGAGTTTATACAAAGTTACCCATATAAATCTATGAAtgtgaattttcaattttaagttAAATGCTATCATTTACAAGATATTTTCCTTGTTTGTGTCATGATTATCACATGTGTATTTATTTTCTCCGTAACTGTGCATTTTGGCAGGATCCTGTGAACCATGTTACAATGAAAGCAGCAAAATCAACATTTAAGTATGTTGTAATGTGACCCCTGGTAGTCATCATCAGAAATGCACCAAAAGCACCTAGTTTATATGGCACTGAACAATTCAGACGTGGTAATTATAGTATATACATACCACTGGTCAGAGAGAGTTGGCCTGATAAAAGCGTAATAATGTCCACCATGTACACCACCACTATGAACCAAAACActggaaaaaaatttaaatgtgtcAAAAAATATGCATTTGGATAAAAAGTTGTAATTGCACACTAATGGAAATCATCAGCactaagaaagaaaaattacaaatttgatgaacttcattaatattttaatgttaactccaaaattttaatattaacaacTCAAGTTTTATTGTTccaacataatttaaaaattcaatccccCACTTGATTTGAAAAATTCGGAACATGCTTATCAAACTCGCATGTTGAGCTTACATTCTCACACCCTATGCCCGAGTTGACTCATAAGCAAACTTGTTTCTGAAGCAGGATCCATAGGCTCTTGTTGCAAACTCGATGAGCTCGGCCAAACTCATGAGCTTGCAATGAGTTGGCGAGTCAAAAGGAGTTTTCGTTTTaacccaaaataaataaaaaaaactcaatgcAATTAAGTTTGTTCTTCTCCTCCACCTAACGGATTAGGGTTTGCTGTTTTGGTCTCTATTATTTATAACATGTCATCCTCTTCTCAACATCATTTCACTGCATGATGGTGTATCATGCTCTGGGGTCACAGTTCTCTCAGCTCgtgattttttatgttaatggtTCTATTAGCTCATGGTTTTCTCATATCATTGTTCTTTCCACTTGCGATTTTGATCTACTCACGTCACGTGGTATTCTGCTCTTCTCTCCTCGCagttatataaatttgtcataattttaattactgtGGTTTGATGTGGTGTTTTTCAActatagaaaatttaattattatataattgatttttaattttgtaatagaaaattgaaattaggatcaaattcaattgaGGGCAATCCAAGTGCATCTCATGTTAATTTATCTTTTGCAATATTTGTATGAACCTATTTATTTAGTATTGTGGACTTATTTTACTCAATTATTCTATTGAAATATTGTATTAGTATGttatttctataaattattttttttcataagaaagaGTTTACAACTCTAGAGTTTGATAACATTGATTCCGCAAGCTTGAGACGGCAACCccaagataatttttttttgttctttccaTTATATATCCTCAAATCATTTTCTCCTTCTTTTACTTTAtcacttatttctttctttagaCTGTAGAAGTCATTGATTGTACTTGACTCAGATATATGGGGAAATTATGAGAACATATATATTGCTGCCATTACCACAACATTACCTATGATGAAACAAGCACCATGCACCAATTTAAAACAATGTGCTGTGGTAACAAATACTACTGTCATTATCACAACATTACCTGTGAAGTGTGTAAAGATTGCGGACATTCCTATCAGCTTCGGGTGATAAATATTTTCCATTCTCACGATCAAGGTCAAGTTGCATTGGAAACTCATAACGGTCATTAATCTACAtagcagaagaaaaaaaactttcatGTATTGAAAAGAGAGTTTAACCATTCCATCAAATGAGAACCCATGGAAAAAAAGGTAAAACTAAGTAATACCCATGATCCCTCTGGCAGAAAAATATCCCTTCAGGAGATTGTTTCAAATGatgtaaacaaattttaagtACATATATACACATGCAAACAAACGAACCAACCAAAAGATTTTCCACCCAGAGCAAAGAAAAGCAAAAAAGCAGTTTCCATTTCAAAAAGGTATTGAGAAAAATGCTTGcaaaaattcttcattattttcatcattatcAAAAATGTATTGAGAAAAATGTATGCagaaattcttcattattttcatcatcttgGGGCACTATTGTCCAACACAAGACATTTGCGAAATAACTTTCTTACATGAAGTAACGTTATTGTAAAGGAATACATACCACAAATAAAGAAGGATATAATGGTATTAATAGTTGAGCTACAGGAAATTATTTGAACCTTACTCTGACTGCAAACTTTATCATATGGCAGCAAATAAAGTACCTAGAGAAGAAAATATCCTATACACCAGAGTTTGTTTGACTACCAACCTTGACCATGGTATCCCGCATAAAGTCATATTCAAATCTCTTCAGCTGAAGCTGCAGAACAGGTGGGAAGTCAATGAATAGGACACCCTTCTTAGCatcctgaaaaaaaaatgaaaaatcatcaGCTTATATGTGAAACTATATTGAAAACTTGTATATTTGAGTGCATTCAGACAGTAACTATAACAAACTAAAAGGATTCGGttcagaaattaaaatttgcaaACAATACTATTTTTGTAAACTCATAAGAACTAAAGATTTAGAACTTCTACAGATGATTTATTACAACCCGACTCAAATTAACGATTGCAACCAACCTGCAAACCATATTGCTCGGCATGATATTTGTTGTCCCCTTCAAGACGTTCAACTTCAACATATTTGTCAAAGGAAGCATATACATCAGGGCAGCCTTTCACATCAAGCTGAAGATCTGAAAggatatgtaaaattaaattagaaccTAGTGGCATGGTACAATTAAACCATAATTAACTTCAAAATGAACATGTAGGTACCATAAAACGACTcctttctagttgatttatagTCCACATTGATGCATTCAATATAGTTCATATGATGTCCTTCAAATAACTTCTGTATAGTTCCCTCAACAACAGTTCCCTAATGACAAAATAAACAATCATCATGAAATTGAGAGAATATTCCACAAAATGTTATGCACAAAACATCCAAAAGGCCTTCCATTACCTTCATTTTGTCTTCAAGTTTTTCAGAAAGGACTCTGTTCAGTTCTTGAACGTCGTGCTGCATGAAAGAATCATATGTGTCCCATCCAAAAGATTTAGTGAGCTCCTTTGTTGCAACACTGGTGTCACTATACTGGAGCTTGTAGAATAAACTCTGCAATGCCAAAGGGATGCTTGCAGAGGGCATGTCATTCTCTGTTGTTGGCATGTGGTACACAGCCTGAAATATGACCACCATGACCCTAGTTCATCACTATCAAGCCAAAAAACTAAACttatgagagaaaaaaagaaagataggGCCTGACCTTTCGAAAATAAGGAATGTGATATAAAGTTTGGAGTAGAGAATTCATATAACACGTAGCACCCTGGTTCTTAAGTCCAACATAGCCAGTCTCCTTTTTTGAATCATAGGTCCAGTAATCAACAATTCTACGAACAAGAACCTCGGCTTCAACTACAAGAGTGTCATTCACAAGATACCCTCTGGTAGGATCATACAATTCACCGAGCGGCATAAAGGACGTGAAACCCCAATCACTTTCCCGCGCATTGAATTGGTGTTGTGTGTCTACATTGTGTAAAACAAAGTTAGAACAAGACATGACAAGAGTATACCTAAAAACCATGACcattttcaatttcttcacttattaatactaaaaaatacaAAGTACTAGATAAAAG from Vigna unguiculata cultivar IT97K-499-35 chromosome 8, ASM411807v1, whole genome shotgun sequence encodes:
- the LOC114194120 gene encoding ubiquitin carboxyl-terminal hydrolase 12-like isoform X1 — translated: MTVMTPAPIDQQEDEEMLVPHTDLAENNHQPMEVVAQPDAANTVESQPVEDPSSTRFTWKIDNFSRMNSKKLYSEIFVVGGYKWRVLIFPKGNNVDYLSMYLDVADSSSLPYGWSRYAQFSLAVINQIHNKYSVRKDTQHQFNARESDWGFTSFMPLGELYDPTRGYLVNDTLVVEAEVLVRRIVDYWTYDSKKETGYVGLKNQGATCYMNSLLQTLYHIPYFRKAVYHMPTTENDMPSASIPLALQSLFYKLQYSDTSVATKELTKSFGWDTYDSFMQHDVQELNRVLSEKLEDKMKGTVVEGTIQKLFEGHHMNYIECINVDYKSTRKESFYDLQLDVKGCPDVYASFDKYVEVERLEGDNKYHAEQYGLQDAKKGVLFIDFPPVLQLQLKRFEYDFMRDTMVKINDRYEFPMQLDLDRENGKYLSPEADRNVRNLYTLHSVLVHSGGVHGGHYYAFIRPTLSDQWYKFDDERVTKEDTKRALEEQYGGEEELPQTNPGFNNTPFKFTKYSNAYMLVYIREADKDKVICNVDEKDIAEHLRERLKKEQEEKEHKKKEKAEAHLYTIIKVARDEDLAEQIGKDIYFDLVDHDKVRSFRVQKQTSFNLFKEEVAKEFNIPVQFQRFWLWAKRQNHTYRPNRPLTTMEEAQSVGQLREVSNKVHNAELKLFLEVELGLDLRPIAPPDKTKDDILLFFKLYDPEKEELRYVGRLFVKNTGKPLEILTKLNKMAGYDPEEEIGLYEEIKFEPNVMCEPIDKKLTFRASQLEDGDIICFQKAPAVYNEEHVRYPDVPSYLEYVHNRQVVHFRSLDKPKEDDFCLEMSRLYKYDDVVERVAQQLGLDDPSIIRLTPHNCYSQQPKPQPVKYRGVEHLSEMLVHYNQTSDILYYEVLDIPLPELQGLKTLKVAFHHATKDEVVIHTIRLPKQSTVGDVLDDLKTKVELSSPEAELRLLEVFYHKIYKVFPPNEKIENINDQYWTLRAEEIPEEEKNLGPHDRLIHVYHFTKDTAQNQMQIQNFGEPFFLVIREGETLTEIKVRIQKKLQVPDDEFAKWKFAFFSLGRPEYLQDSDIVSSRFQRRDVYGAWEQYLGLEHTDNAPKRSYAVNQNRHTFEKPVKIYN
- the LOC114194120 gene encoding ubiquitin carboxyl-terminal hydrolase 12-like isoform X2 gives rise to the protein MTVMTPAPIDQEDEEMLVPHTDLAENNHQPMEVVAQPDAANTVESQPVEDPSSTRFTWKIDNFSRMNSKKLYSEIFVVGGYKWRVLIFPKGNNVDYLSMYLDVADSSSLPYGWSRYAQFSLAVINQIHNKYSVRKDTQHQFNARESDWGFTSFMPLGELYDPTRGYLVNDTLVVEAEVLVRRIVDYWTYDSKKETGYVGLKNQGATCYMNSLLQTLYHIPYFRKAVYHMPTTENDMPSASIPLALQSLFYKLQYSDTSVATKELTKSFGWDTYDSFMQHDVQELNRVLSEKLEDKMKGTVVEGTIQKLFEGHHMNYIECINVDYKSTRKESFYDLQLDVKGCPDVYASFDKYVEVERLEGDNKYHAEQYGLQDAKKGVLFIDFPPVLQLQLKRFEYDFMRDTMVKINDRYEFPMQLDLDRENGKYLSPEADRNVRNLYTLHSVLVHSGGVHGGHYYAFIRPTLSDQWYKFDDERVTKEDTKRALEEQYGGEEELPQTNPGFNNTPFKFTKYSNAYMLVYIREADKDKVICNVDEKDIAEHLRERLKKEQEEKEHKKKEKAEAHLYTIIKVARDEDLAEQIGKDIYFDLVDHDKVRSFRVQKQTSFNLFKEEVAKEFNIPVQFQRFWLWAKRQNHTYRPNRPLTTMEEAQSVGQLREVSNKVHNAELKLFLEVELGLDLRPIAPPDKTKDDILLFFKLYDPEKEELRYVGRLFVKNTGKPLEILTKLNKMAGYDPEEEIGLYEEIKFEPNVMCEPIDKKLTFRASQLEDGDIICFQKAPAVYNEEHVRYPDVPSYLEYVHNRQVVHFRSLDKPKEDDFCLEMSRLYKYDDVVERVAQQLGLDDPSIIRLTPHNCYSQQPKPQPVKYRGVEHLSEMLVHYNQTSDILYYEVLDIPLPELQGLKTLKVAFHHATKDEVVIHTIRLPKQSTVGDVLDDLKTKVELSSPEAELRLLEVFYHKIYKVFPPNEKIENINDQYWTLRAEEIPEEEKNLGPHDRLIHVYHFTKDTAQNQMQIQNFGEPFFLVIREGETLTEIKVRIQKKLQVPDDEFAKWKFAFFSLGRPEYLQDSDIVSSRFQRRDVYGAWEQYLGLEHTDNAPKRSYAVNQNRHTFEKPVKIYN